In Sulfuritortus calidifontis, the sequence TTGCCCCGACTCGCGGCCAAGTTGGTACCGGGCTCATCGCGTCCCTGGAGGGTGACGATGTTGATGGTGGCGAGAAAGGCATTGGAACCATAGGCGGCTGCGCTCGGCCCATGCACCACCTCGATCCGCTCGATGTCCTCGATGGCCAGCGGCAACTCGCGCCATTCCACCTGACCGAGGCCGGGGTTGTAGATGGAGCGGCCGTCGACCAGCACCTGCATGCGGCGGGAATAGGCGTCGGACAGGCCGTGGTAGGTCACGATCGGCTGCCAGTTGGCGGCATAGGCAACCTGGAAACCGGGCACCAGGCGCATGAGGTCGGGAATCTCGGTGAAGCCCGAGGCCTCGATCATCCTGCGGTCGATCACCGTCACCATGGCCGGCGCCTCGCGGGCCGGCTGGGCCAGGCGGGAGACCGTCAGCACCACCGGTAACTCTTCGAAGAAGATCTGCTCTGACAACGGCCTGTCGTCCTCGGCCAGACAAAGCGGCGCGGCGATGGCTGCGGCAAGCAGGCAGGCTGCTTGGCTTAGGCGGAGCGACAGCTTTCCGGGCTTCATGACGACACGATTCTATCTGTTCCCTGGCGATTGCCGGCTGATTCAGCGCTGCGTCAGCAACCCGGTCAGCAAGGCGTGCAGCCGAGCCGGTGCCACCGGTTTGTGCAGGATCGTCAGGCCGCTGGCATTCATCCGGGCCACGCTTTGCGGCACCGTATCGCCGCTGATCAGCGCGGCCGGCAACTCGGCGCCGAAACGCTCGCGCAGGCGCTCGATCGCCACCAGGCCGTCGGCCTCGCCGGGCAGGCGGAAATCGCTCACCACGGCATCGGGCACGGCGCCCGTTTCCAACAAGGGCCAGACTGCATCCAGGCTCGGCGCCAGCAAGGGGCGCAAGCCCCAGCTCGAGAGCAAGGCCGCCATGGAATCCAGCACGTCGGGGTCGTCGTCGATGACCAGGACGCACTGGCCGCTGAAGCTGGCGGTCGGCGGTGGCAAAACCGAAGGCGAAGCTTCAGGCAGGGCCAGCGGCGCCACCGGCAATTTTAGGCTGAACACCGTGCCCCGGCCCGGCCGGGAATGCACCTGCAACTCGTGGCCGAGCAGGCGCGCCAGCTTGGCCACGATGGCCAGGCCCAGGCCCATGCCGTGCCGGCGATTGCGCTCGGGATTGCCGACCTGGTAGTACTCCTCGAAGATGCGCGGCAGGTCCTCTGGCGCAATGCCGATGCCGGTATCCCAGACCTGGAGCAGCCAATGGTCGTGGCGTCGGCGACAGGCCACCAGCACGCCGCCGCGCTGGGTGTAGTGGATGGCATTGGCCACCAGGTTATTCAGGATCCGGGCAAGCAGAAGTGAATCGCTATAGGTGCCGGCCGAGGCGAGGCGCACCCTGAGCGCGATGCCCTTCTCCTCGGCCAGGGGGGCGAACTCCTCGTCGAGCTTGCGCAAGTAGGGCTTGAGATCGAAATCGCGGAAATTGGGCTGGACCGCGCCGGCATCCAGCTTGGACAGGTCGAGCAAGGCATTGAACATGCCTTCCAGCTGACTGACCGAGGCCTGCATGCGCTGGACGATACCCAGATGCTGGTCATCCGTCAGCTGCTGGTGGAGCAGTTCGGTGAACAGGCCAAGGGCATGCATGGGCTGCCGTAGATCGTGGCTAACCGAGGCCAGGAAACGGGATTTCGCCAGGTTGGCCTGCTCGGCCTCCTGCCGCTTGCGTTCCAGGTCTTCGGTCGCCTCGCGCACGCGCTGTTGCAGCAGACTGTTGTGCTGTTCGAGCGAAACCGCCATGCGGTTCACCCCGGCCTGCAGATGGCCGATCTCGCCGCCGGTATCCTGCTCGGCCCGCACCGCCAGTTCGCCCCCGCCCAGCCGACCGACCACCTGGGAGAGGGCCAGGATCGGCCGGCTGAGGGTACGGCTGACGACCACGGCGATGACCCCGGCCAGGATGGTGCCCAGGCCCATGATCAACAGGCCGGCCAGCAACAGGTGACGCTTGAGTTCCTCCAGATTGTCGGTGGACATGCCGAGCAGCACGGTGCCGATCACCTTGGGTGGCTGGCTCGCGCCCTGGCCGCCGGCAATGTCGAGCATGGGGTCGTTGAGATTCAGCGAGCGCAGTTCGACCGGCAGGCTGATGATCCATTGCGCCTCCAGATGCGCCCGGTCCTGTTCGCCCGCCCCCATCAGCACGGCGTGATCGACCATGCCCGACCAGGACAGGGGCTGACCGGCCTCGTCCTTCACCATCACGAAGCGAACCCCCGGCTCCTTCGCCGCGGCATGGGCCAAGGTGGCGAGCATGGGCCTGTTGCCGGTGACGATGGCGTATTCGGACGAGGTCGCCAGATTGCGCGCCATGTTGTAGCCGAGCATGCGCCATGCATTCTCGCTGTCGCGGATGCGGTCGAACGTGAAATAGGCGGCCACGGCGATCGCGATGGTCACGCTCGGCAGCAACACCGCCAGCAGGATGGTCCGCTGGATGCCCAGGTTTTTCATAATGCCTGTCCTTCCTTGGCCTCGAGCTGCTTCTGCAGCCGGTCGTCGGGCGCGATGTCGAGTTCCAGCGAACGCGCCACCTGACGATTGACATACACCTTGAAATAACGGGGATAGATCAGCCGGGCCGGCCGGGCGGCGCGGCCGTTCGCCATGCCGGTCACGATCTCGCTCAGCTGCCGGCCGATCTGTTCAGGGGTGGAGAAGACCGAGGCCAGGGCGCCGGCCTCGGTAAAACTCTGGGAAAAACCAATCACCGGCACCCGGGCGCGGTAGGCGCTGACCAGATAGCTCATCAGCGTGCCCTGGTTGAGCACCTGGGGGTCGGGCAGGGCCAGCAAGACCTCGTTGTCGCGCAGCAGCTCGCGCTGCGCGGCGAAGATATCACTCGGCTTGGTCACCGCTTCGATACTGAGATCGAACCCGGCTTGCTGCCCGGCACGGGTCAGTTCGGTCTGTTGCGCCAGAGTGTTCGGCCCCAGCAGGACGCCGACCCGCTCGGCCTTGGGCAGGACCAGGCGGATCAGGCCCAGCTGTCGTTCCAGCGGCTGATCGAGCACCAGGGCGGAAAACAGCCGGCGCGGAGAAATGCCGCCGGCAAGCAGCGTTTCATAGGCCTGGCGCGGCAACAGCGTGGCCAGGACAGGAATGGCGGGATCGAGTTGGACCGCGGCACGGGTCGCCTTGAGCCCGAGGGGCACGACCAGGTCGCCCGGGCGCACCGGCTGAAACCAGTTTTCTTCCCGGCCGGCATGAACCACGGTCTGCAGATCGACGTTCCGTCCGAGGCCGGCCTGGACGCTGCGGCTCAGCTCGGCATAGGCGCCGCCCGGCTCGGACAGCACCAGCCAGACGCGCAGGCGCCCCTCCTGCGCCATGGCGGATGTAGTCAAGCCCTGCAGCAGCAGGCCGAGGCAAAGCAGCACGAGCCGCCGCCAAAGGCTAGCCGGCGAACGCAAACTCATGGCAATACCCATAGGCCGAACCGGTTACCCGCATTCACCCTCGAATCAAAAGCGCGGCATCTGTTCTTGTCATTGCGATGGCGAAACGCATTTTCGCTTCGCCACCGCCCCTCCCGGATCGTTTTTCTATTCTGAGCCGACGATCTTCAGCCCAGGCCGCATTGTCTGCCCAAGCCGCATTGCAGGCAATGCATTGACAACCGGCTGGTACAAACGGCTGAGGCTAGTTTGTTTGCGAGGCCAGGCGATGGGCCTGACGGATGGTCTCGGGCAGGCGATAACGCGGGGTGCAAGCCAGCACGATGCGGATGGCGCTGGTCAGGCTGAGCTTATGGCCGATCGAGACATAGACCGGCTTCACGCCGGCCCGCGTGCGCAAAACGACGCCGATGATCTCGCCGCCGTCCTGCAGAGGCGCCCAGGCTCCCTTCTCGTTTCCCGGCTCCTCGTGCCGGCCGCACAACCGGGTCTTGCCCACGCCGATGGTCGGCGCATCGAGCAGGACGCCCAGATGGCTGGCGATGCCGAACCGGCGCGGATGGGCGATGCCCTGACCGTCGCAGAGGATGACGTCGGGCACGACGGTCAGCCGGGTCAGCGCCTCCAGCACCGCCGGCAATTCGCGAAAGGAAAGCAGGCCCGGCACGTAGGGAAAGTCGGTCGGCCGCCGCGCCACGGCCTGCTCGACCAGCCGCAGGCCAGGATAGTCCAGCACCACCACGGCCGCCCGCGTGGTCCTGCCGCCGTCCTCGAAACCGACGTCGATGCCCGCGACATGGCCCAGCCGCAGGGGATGGTCGGTGCAATCGACCCGCTTGCGCAAATCCAGTTGCAAGGCGATGGCCTCGGCCGGACTCAGGTTCCAGGGATGATCGAGAACGGGTCTCATGCTGGCATGGTGCGACAAAACGCCGATTGCAGCCAGATTCAGCCACGCCGGTCAGTGATAAGGTGCCAGGCATGGCCTATAATTTTATTATTTGATATTCCCTCTGGAGGGTGAAATGCGTCGCTGGAACCTGTTCCTGGCCTTTCTGTTGCCCCTGTTCGTCACCGGCAATGCCATAGCGGCGGGCAATTGGTTCGAAGACAAGATGAGCTGCATCGTCACCGGCGCGGTGGCCGGCGCGGCGGTCGGCGCCGTAGCCGACGGCATCACGGTCGGCGGCGGCACGGTGGGTGGCGCCATTATCGGCGCCTTGTTCTGCCAGGCGGCCGACAGCGACGGCGACGGCGTACCCGACTACCGTGACAAGTGCCCTGGCACCCCGAAAGGCGCCAAGGTCGATGAGGACGGCTGCGAGATCAAGGCCGCTGCTCCGGCGCCGGCGCCGGCACCCGCTCCGGCCGCGGCTGCCCCGGTCGACGGCGACAGCGATGGCGACGGCGTACCCGACAGCAAGGACAAGTGCCCCGGCACCCCGAAAGGCACCAAGGTCGATCACACCGGCTGCCCGCTGGTCGAGAAGATCACGCTCAAGGGCGTCTGGTTCGCCTTCGACTCGGCCAAGATCACCGAGGAATCGGCCAAGGTGCTGGATGAGGTGGCGCTGATCTTCAAGCGCTATCCGAACCTGGTCGCCGAGATGGCCGGCCACACCTGCAGCATCGGTACCGAGAAGTACAACCAGGGCCTGTCCGAGCGCCGGGCCAATGCCGTGCGTGCCTACCTGATCAGCAAGGGCGTTCCCGCCAACCAGCTGGGCGCCAAGGGCTATGGCGAGCTCAAACCTGTAGCGAGCAACGCCACCCGCGAAGGGCGCGCACAAAACCGCCGCACCGAGATGATCATCCTCAAGCAGTGATCCGCCCGGCGGGCCGGACGGCCCGCCGCTTACGCCTCTTCTGGCGGGCCCCATGGGGCGAACCCTCTCCCATGTCATCGGCTTCGACGATGCCCCCTTCCAGCGCGGCTGGCGCGGCGATGTCCTGGTCGTCGGCGCGGTCTATGCCGGCAGCCGGCTCGACGGTGTGATCTCCACCCGGGTGCGGCGTGACGGCGTCAACAGCACGACGCGCCTGATCGAGTGCCTGACCGGATCCAAATACTTCGCCCAATTGCAGGCCATCCTGCTCCAGGGCATCGCCTTCGCCGGCTTCAATGTGATCGATCTCGATCGATTGCATCGTGCCACCGGCCTGCCGGTCCTGGTCATCGCCCGGCGCCGGCCCGATCTGGCCGCCATCCGCCGGGCCCTGCTGGAGAAGGTGCCGGGCGGCGCGCGCAAGTGGCGCCTGATCGAGGCCGCCGGCCCCATGACACCGCTGGCCGGCCTGTATTGCCAGCCGGTCGGCCTCAGCCCTGCCCGCGCCGAGCGCCTCATCCGCCGCCTGCAAATCCATGGCCAATTGCCGGAACCGCTGCGCGTCGCCCACATGATCGCCGGCGGCGTCACCACCGGCGAGAGCCGGCATCGGGCCTAGGAGCCTGTCGGACTTAACACCCCGTGCGCGCCG encodes:
- a CDS encoding hybrid sensor histidine kinase/response regulator, which produces MKNLGIQRTILLAVLLPSVTIAIAVAAYFTFDRIRDSENAWRMLGYNMARNLATSSEYAIVTGNRPMLATLAHAAAKEPGVRFVMVKDEAGQPLSWSGMVDHAVLMGAGEQDRAHLEAQWIISLPVELRSLNLNDPMLDIAGGQGASQPPKVIGTVLLGMSTDNLEELKRHLLLAGLLIMGLGTILAGVIAVVVSRTLSRPILALSQVVGRLGGGELAVRAEQDTGGEIGHLQAGVNRMAVSLEQHNSLLQQRVREATEDLERKRQEAEQANLAKSRFLASVSHDLRQPMHALGLFTELLHQQLTDDQHLGIVQRMQASVSQLEGMFNALLDLSKLDAGAVQPNFRDFDLKPYLRKLDEEFAPLAEEKGIALRVRLASAGTYSDSLLLARILNNLVANAIHYTQRGGVLVACRRRHDHWLLQVWDTGIGIAPEDLPRIFEEYYQVGNPERNRRHGMGLGLAIVAKLARLLGHELQVHSRPGRGTVFSLKLPVAPLALPEASPSVLPPPTASFSGQCVLVIDDDPDVLDSMAALLSSWGLRPLLAPSLDAVWPLLETGAVPDAVVSDFRLPGEADGLVAIERLRERFGAELPAALISGDTVPQSVARMNASGLTILHKPVAPARLHALLTGLLTQR
- a CDS encoding ABC transporter substrate-binding protein: MLLCLGLLLQGLTTSAMAQEGRLRVWLVLSEPGGAYAELSRSVQAGLGRNVDLQTVVHAGREENWFQPVRPGDLVVPLGLKATRAAVQLDPAIPVLATLLPRQAYETLLAGGISPRRLFSALVLDQPLERQLGLIRLVLPKAERVGVLLGPNTLAQQTELTRAGQQAGFDLSIEAVTKPSDIFAAQRELLRDNEVLLALPDPQVLNQGTLMSYLVSAYRARVPVIGFSQSFTEAGALASVFSTPEQIGRQLSEIVTGMANGRAARPARLIYPRYFKVYVNRQVARSLELDIAPDDRLQKQLEAKEGQAL
- the nfi gene encoding deoxyribonuclease V (cleaves DNA at apurinic or apyrimidinic sites); amino-acid sequence: MRPVLDHPWNLSPAEAIALQLDLRKRVDCTDHPLRLGHVAGIDVGFEDGGRTTRAAVVVLDYPGLRLVEQAVARRPTDFPYVPGLLSFRELPAVLEALTRLTVVPDVILCDGQGIAHPRRFGIASHLGVLLDAPTIGVGKTRLCGRHEEPGNEKGAWAPLQDGGEIIGVVLRTRAGVKPVYVSIGHKLSLTSAIRIVLACTPRYRLPETIRQAHRLASQTN
- a CDS encoding OmpA family protein encodes the protein MRRWNLFLAFLLPLFVTGNAIAAGNWFEDKMSCIVTGAVAGAAVGAVADGITVGGGTVGGAIIGALFCQAADSDGDGVPDYRDKCPGTPKGAKVDEDGCEIKAAAPAPAPAPAPAAAAPVDGDSDGDGVPDSKDKCPGTPKGTKVDHTGCPLVEKITLKGVWFAFDSAKITEESAKVLDEVALIFKRYPNLVAEMAGHTCSIGTEKYNQGLSERRANAVRAYLISKGVPANQLGAKGYGELKPVASNATREGRAQNRRTEMIILKQ
- a CDS encoding DUF99 family protein — encoded protein: MGRTLSHVIGFDDAPFQRGWRGDVLVVGAVYAGSRLDGVISTRVRRDGVNSTTRLIECLTGSKYFAQLQAILLQGIAFAGFNVIDLDRLHRATGLPVLVIARRRPDLAAIRRALLEKVPGGARKWRLIEAAGPMTPLAGLYCQPVGLSPARAERLIRRLQIHGQLPEPLRVAHMIAGGVTTGESRHRA